A segment of the Pieris brassicae chromosome 10, ilPieBrab1.1, whole genome shotgun sequence genome:
ATGATATAGTTTTCTGTGATGCAAAGTGTAATGTATGATTCCAATGAAGATTCGATAGAAATCTGGGCACCCCAAGATATTCGTTTATTGTTTAACAACTAGCaatgtttctttttaattcgaaagtaaaattttaagtttgatGTGGTCTGGAGTTGCGTGTCTAtctgtgtttttattaaaagaaaattgtgatttttaataagtgtATGATCTTTGTTTTGCATGTTTTTAAGCCCCGGATTGTACTAaaacatatatgtaataattattgttatgattaTCTCGTTAGATGTTTCATCTTACCCCAAAACAATTCTATTTCTGCTGGGAATAATGCATAGGATATTTTGGGAGCACTTTTTAAAACAGAGaagtctttttttataatatgtgggattgtatttaaaagttaacaaCAAACAaggtaacaatattttattttgacaagTTTAATTCTTAATGCAATGTGGTTGCATACAATTAACAGTATAAGATATGAAGTTAAGATCCtgcaataaatttgttaatctCTCAAAATGTCTTTCAGTATATGGCAATGCCCCTTCAATAAAACGAGCAAGTGAGGGCACCTGTAACTGCCCAGATATTATTTCTGGAgctaaaatgttaaaaactaGTTGTGCAGCATGGCAATTTTTTGTGTTGGTATTCCATTCTGCTGCAAATTTTAACAAAGACTCTTTTTgggtattattaatttcttttaaggTCTGAGACAATTTATCTGCACCAAACTTTAGAACTTCATTAACTATTTTCAATACATGCAAAGGTCTATCCATCCTTATTGCTAATTTAAGTGCTTTCACTAGCTTTTTGtcatgtaataaattcattaactCCTGTTCTTGCAAAATCAACTCCTCTCTTTCCTTTAGCATTTTCTCCCTTCTTTCTGCTGAGATGTCTTTCAAGGTGACTAATTTTGAATCCGATCCTCCTGTTATTACCAAGGATTCATTATTACTAACAGCCAAAGACCAAACTTTACCATCATGGTTATCTAATGACATTTTACACTCAGAAGATTTTATGGTCCACAATTTTAAGAGTCCATCAGCACCAGTGGACAGGATCTGCTGTCCCTTACTTAAAAATTCAATCTTTAAAACTGAACTCTCATGACCTTCAAAAGTTTTTAAGCAACTCAAGTCAGCAATGGACCACAATTTTATAGAACTATCAGCAGATGATGTCAGAACCACCTGATCCACTGGTGAAAATTTAACACACCACACCCCCCTTCTGTGGCCCTTTAACGTTCCTAGCATTGTTAAATCCTCAGTCCACAGTTTTGCTGTCTTGTCCTGAGAGCCAGTACCCACAATTTTATCATTGGGTGAAACAGCCACACAATTGATATCCATATTGTGGGCTAGTTCAGTATGACTAGACTGTATTGTCTGTTCAATTTCATCAGTATTCATTGGTACTGTCCATACTTTAAGACAGTTATCTTGACTGACAGATGTAAAGAAGCTGCAGGTTATCTGAGATGTGCAAACAGCCCCAACTGAACCAGTGTGTCTTTTACCAATTCCAAAACATTTGATTTCATTTGATTCATCTATTTTCCAAATTCTTACACTATTATCTTTACCAGAAGAAACAAAcatatgtttgtttgttggaAATTTGGCTAATGCCAAAACAATATCTGTGTgacctttaattaatttgcaatCCATATTATctaaagtataatatttaaggtCTCTACTATTTGTAGCAACAACAATATGTGTATCATCATTCCctagaaatattatatctaaaacCTCATCTGTAAACCctgttatttgtttcatgcaATTAAATGTTTCCAAAtcatgtataataatattgtggtCAGCTGTTATCACAGATAACATATTTCTTgcttcattaaataataaatgcatgACTGCTAATCCACCTTCATCTGGTGCAGGCGAAACTAAACTGTTACTTTGTTCATACATCAACCTACTCATTTCAATGttccaaattttaataagccCTTTTTCTCCTGCACAGGCAACATAAACTCCTTGAGTGTCaactttttttgtaaaattaggaattttaaaagattgtgGTAGCAAGATCATTGTTTCAATACATTCATAAACAGGTAACACTCTAATAGATTTGCTTTCAGATATTTTCCATAATATTAGCACTCTATCTCTACCCGAACTGACCATGTAATTACCATCAAAAGTGAATTGAATAGAAGTCACTTTACTGAAATGACCAGAGTAAATATTGCTTTCTTTTCCTGTTTTCGCATTCCAAGACCTTATTTTAGTGTCATCTGCTGCACCAAATATCAACTGCTTTGAGGAATCTGGGTGGTACTTTAAGACACTAAACACACCCATAGCACCTTTCAAACTACTGGTACAAGTATAATGAACAAGATCCCAAAGACGTATGTTACCATCTGAACTTGCTGAAGCTATATTTATATCCTCAATGTCATATGCCAGCTTTGCTACTGCACCTTTGTGCCCTGATCGCcaagatttttgtaatattcctGTTGCACTGTCCCATAGTTTAATTAGGCCACTTTTGTGTGCAGTTACTACTGTTTTATTGTCATGAGATAGTtgaaaagtatatattatatcattttcATCGCTGTCTTCTCCAGAAGCTCCGATTGTTATTGTATTACAAAGAGTATTTACGTCaacaaactttataatatCTTCACATTGACACAAAAAGTTAGCACCATCTGTCGTCCATTGGATATCTCCACCGGTATAGAATGCTTCGTACTCTGACGTTTTTTCATatctgtaatttataataaagaaactttaggatcatttgtttataacttttgataacttttttatatctttttagtACGTAaactttcatataaattttagtagGCTTATTTAAAAACCTGAAATCCATGTGGACTATTATTAACTTACATGTCTTTCATTGAAACTGCCATATTAGGCCTACAAAAAtgcttaaaacaataaatactaagctaaatttaacaaaatcttTTATCTAAACACTTTTTTGAAAACAAACGCACGTGGATAGCACTAGGGTGACCGGTGAAGGATCTCAACTCTCAAGTATTCCCAAGTCAGGGTTTTCTAGTTTCTACTGTCTACATCGCGTTCGTGACTTTGACAAttagcatttatttttacttgacaccgtcatttttttatatataaatcttccaATATCCCCCACT
Coding sequences within it:
- the LOC123715427 gene encoding transducin beta-like protein 3 produces the protein MAVSMKDIYEKTSEYEAFYTGGDIQWTTDGANFLCQCEDIIKFVDVNTLCNTITIGASGEDSDENDIIYTFQLSHDNKTVVTAHKSGLIKLWDSATGILQKSWRSGHKGAVAKLAYDIEDINIASASSDGNIRLWDLVHYTCTSSLKGAMGVFSVLKYHPDSSKQLIFGAADDTKIRSWNAKTGKESNIYSGHFSKVTSIQFTFDGNYMVSSGRDRVLILWKISESKSIRVLPVYECIETMILLPQSFKIPNFTKKVDTQGVYVACAGEKGLIKIWNIEMSRLMYEQSNSLVSPAPDEGGLAVMHLLFNEARNMLSVITADHNIIIHDLETFNCMKQITGFTDEVLDIIFLGNDDTHIVVATNSRDLKYYTLDNMDCKLIKGHTDIVLALAKFPTNKHMFVSSGKDNSVRIWKIDESNEIKCFGIGKRHTGSVGAVCTSQITCSFFTSVSQDNCLKVWTVPMNTDEIEQTIQSSHTELAHNMDINCVAVSPNDKIVGTGSQDKTAKLWTEDLTMLGTLKGHRRGVWCVKFSPVDQVVLTSSADSSIKLWSIADLSCLKTFEGHESSVLKIEFLSKGQQILSTGADGLLKLWTIKSSECKMSLDNHDGKVWSLAVSNNESLVITGGSDSKLVTLKDISAERREKMLKEREELILQEQELMNLLHDKKLVKALKLAIRMDRPLHVLKIVNEVLKFGADKLSQTLKEINNTQKESLLKFAAEWNTNTKNCHAAQLVFNILAPEIISGQLQVPSLARFIEGALPYTERHFERLTNLLQDLNFISYTVNCMQPHCIKN